One genomic segment of Flavobacteriales bacterium includes these proteins:
- the murG gene encoding undecaprenyldiphospho-muramoylpentapeptide beta-N-acetylglucosaminyltransferase: MSVKVIISGGGTGGHIFPAISIANELKSRIKDIDILFVGAKGRMEMEKVPKAGYPIKGLSINGFQRNWRDTRNLSFPFKLLFSLLKSYFIVRKFKPEVVVGTGGYASGPLLFVASKLSIPALIQEQNSYPGITNKLLSKSVQKICVAYENMQRFFPEDKLLLLGNPIRKDLIGCASKKAQGIKHFELDEIKPVVLVIGGSLGARTINESMAALIDDLESGDIQLIWQTGVSFEKQALELTKDKKNIQASAFIYEMDLAYSVADVIISRAGASTISELCLIGKPAILVPSPNVAEDHQTKNAMALVDKSAALMVKDNEAKKELGKTLSELLNNNEKQKKLAKNIKKLAIADSSKLIVDEVLKLID, from the coding sequence ATGTCAGTTAAAGTAATTATAAGTGGTGGCGGTACTGGAGGGCATATCTTTCCAGCAATTTCAATTGCAAACGAATTGAAGTCAAGAATAAAAGACATTGATATTCTATTTGTAGGAGCAAAAGGTCGAATGGAAATGGAGAAAGTCCCCAAAGCTGGATATCCAATAAAAGGCTTAAGTATAAATGGTTTTCAAAGAAATTGGCGAGATACAAGAAACCTTTCTTTCCCATTTAAGCTGCTATTTAGCTTGTTGAAATCCTATTTCATTGTTAGGAAATTTAAACCGGAAGTGGTTGTTGGGACGGGTGGTTATGCCAGTGGACCTTTATTATTTGTCGCTTCAAAGTTATCCATACCCGCTCTTATTCAAGAACAAAATTCTTATCCAGGAATTACTAATAAATTACTATCAAAATCAGTGCAAAAGATTTGTGTTGCTTATGAAAATATGCAGCGATTCTTTCCAGAGGATAAGCTTTTACTATTGGGTAATCCTATTAGAAAAGATTTGATTGGTTGTGCATCCAAAAAAGCACAAGGGATAAAGCATTTTGAGTTGGATGAAATAAAGCCTGTTGTGCTAGTCATAGGTGGGAGTTTAGGAGCAAGAACAATTAATGAATCTATGGCAGCTTTAATTGATGATTTAGAATCTGGGGACATTCAATTGATATGGCAAACAGGGGTGTCGTTTGAAAAACAAGCTTTAGAGTTAACAAAAGACAAAAAGAATATTCAAGCCAGTGCATTTATTTACGAGATGGACTTAGCTTATAGTGTAGCGGATGTTATTATTTCAAGAGCTGGAGCAAGCACGATTTCAGAGTTATGTCTTATAGGAAAGCCAGCAATACTTGTTCCTTCGCCAAATGTTGCTGAAGACCATCAGACTAAAAATGCTATGGCTCTAGTGGATAAAAGTGCAGCATTAATGGTAAAAGATAATGAAGCAAAAAAGGAATTAGGAAAAACATTAAGTGAACTACTTAATAACAATGAAAAACAAAAGAAATTAGCTAAAAACATAAAAAAACTAGCAATAGCTGATTCCTCGAAATTAATAGTGGATGAAGTATTAAAGTTAATAGACTAA
- a CDS encoding UDP-N-acetylmuramate--L-alanine ligase has translation MNIKLFEKLYFIGVGGIGMSALARYFNSKGLEVCGYDKTPSELTAQLQEEGIDIHFDDNHIPEHIKTANHHSLLVVYTPAVSLESYQLQYFESKKWNVLKRAELLGLITQEAYTIAVSGTHGKTTTSCILAHILKSCNIECTAFLGGISTNLNSNLLLSKKGNIVVVEADEYDKSFLKLNPDIIVITSVDADHLDVYKDENEIKNTFKAFVRNLKPEGMLLVNKSIAIDFKTNDDTLQLSYSSSVKADNYASNLRIENTNQIFDAQFIDILPGQVYEHQLKDIVLKLPGKHNVENALAATVVASYLGANSADIKSAIASFRGVKRRYEFHANGKYVYIDDYAHHPEEVKATLEATKQLFPNKKITAVFQPHLFSRTRDFADEFGESLSLADEVLLLEIYPARELPIEGVNSKMLLEKISKSEKNIIAKELLVQELTHPKREVLLTMGAGDIDRFIEPLTQCYQDEVD, from the coding sequence ATGAATATTAAATTATTTGAAAAACTTTATTTTATTGGTGTTGGCGGTATAGGTATGTCAGCACTAGCACGCTATTTCAATTCAAAAGGGTTGGAGGTTTGTGGGTATGACAAAACACCTTCAGAACTTACAGCTCAACTTCAAGAAGAAGGAATTGATATTCATTTTGACGATAATCATATTCCAGAACACATTAAGACTGCTAATCATCATTCACTATTGGTAGTATATACACCAGCAGTGAGTTTGGAAAGCTATCAACTTCAATATTTTGAATCCAAAAAGTGGAATGTCTTGAAGAGAGCGGAGCTATTAGGTCTAATTACTCAGGAGGCCTATACCATAGCTGTTTCAGGAACTCATGGTAAAACTACAACCTCATGCATTTTAGCTCATATACTTAAGAGTTGCAATATAGAATGCACAGCCTTTTTAGGAGGTATAAGCACTAATCTTAATTCTAATTTACTCTTATCCAAAAAAGGTAATATCGTAGTTGTTGAAGCCGATGAGTATGATAAATCATTCCTAAAACTCAATCCCGATATAATTGTGATAACCTCTGTAGATGCAGATCATTTAGATGTTTACAAAGATGAGAATGAAATAAAAAATACATTCAAAGCATTTGTTCGAAACCTCAAGCCAGAGGGCATGCTGTTAGTCAACAAATCCATTGCTATAGACTTTAAGACAAACGATGATACCTTACAACTTAGCTACTCATCATCAGTAAAGGCAGATAATTATGCGTCGAATTTGAGAATAGAAAATACAAATCAAATTTTTGATGCCCAGTTTATTGACATCTTACCAGGCCAAGTATACGAACACCAGCTTAAAGATATCGTGCTAAAATTGCCAGGAAAACATAATGTGGAGAATGCACTTGCAGCAACAGTTGTAGCTTCATATCTAGGAGCAAATTCAGCAGACATTAAATCGGCTATTGCTTCATTTAGAGGAGTGAAAAGAAGGTATGAATTTCATGCCAATGGCAAGTACGTGTATATTGATGATTATGCCCATCATCCAGAAGAGGTAAAAGCAACATTGGAAGCAACCAAGCAGTTGTTCCCTAACAAGAAAATAACAGCAGTATTTCAGCCTCATTTATTCAGCAGAACTCGTGATTTCGCTGATGAATTCGGAGAATCATTATCCTTAGCCGATGAGGTGTTGCTATTGGAAATATACCCTGCCCGAGAGTTGCCAATAGAAGGCGTTAACTCAAAGATGTTGTTGGAAAAGATTTCTAAAAGTGAAAAAAACATTATTGCTAAAGAATTATTAGTACAAGAGTTAACCCATCCCAAAAGAGAAGTATTACTGACTATGGGAGCAGGAGATATTGATAGGTTTATTGAACCACTAACACAATGTTATCAAGATGAAGTGGATTAG
- the ftsA gene encoding cell division protein FtsA, with translation MDSLTKIAVGLDIGTTKITVIIGRKNEHGKIEILGMGKAPSTGVMRGIVSNIDKTTQSIQKALEEAIDSSGLELKNVNVGIAGQHIKSLQHRGQLVRENLETEINDADINKLMQNMYKLVMVPGEEIIHVIPQEYIVDKQDNFPDPRGMVGVQIEANFHIITGQTAAISNIKKCVNNAGLAMTDLTLEPLASATSVLDVQELEAGVALVDIGGGTTDVAIFKDGIIRHTAVIPFGGNIITQDIKEGCSILENQAELLKVKFGSALASQNKENEIVSIPGLRGREPKEISLKNLANIIQARVEEIIELVHHQIKNSGYERKLITGIVLTGGGSQLKHIGQLVEFHTGIECRIGYPNEHLSSNSPIDVSSPMYATGVGLVMKFLEEDNGDELSTNSSKTTNNGGMGDFFKKMLDKIDNFLTNDE, from the coding sequence ATGGATAGTCTCACAAAAATAGCCGTTGGTTTAGATATCGGTACAACTAAAATTACTGTTATTATTGGTCGAAAAAACGAACACGGTAAAATAGAAATTCTTGGTATGGGTAAGGCACCATCAACAGGTGTTATGCGTGGTATTGTGTCTAATATTGATAAAACCACTCAATCCATTCAAAAAGCCTTGGAAGAAGCCATTGATTCTTCAGGATTAGAACTTAAAAATGTGAATGTTGGTATTGCAGGTCAGCACATAAAAAGTTTACAACACAGAGGCCAACTCGTCAGAGAAAATCTAGAAACGGAGATTAATGATGCCGACATCAACAAGCTAATGCAAAACATGTACAAACTAGTGATGGTGCCAGGCGAAGAAATCATACACGTTATACCTCAAGAATATATTGTTGATAAGCAAGATAATTTCCCAGACCCAAGAGGAATGGTCGGCGTTCAGATAGAAGCTAACTTTCATATTATAACCGGTCAGACAGCCGCTATCTCTAATATTAAAAAGTGTGTAAATAATGCTGGTCTTGCCATGACTGACCTTACCCTTGAGCCTTTAGCATCTGCCACTTCTGTACTAGATGTTCAAGAATTAGAAGCTGGAGTTGCACTTGTAGATATCGGAGGAGGAACTACTGATGTTGCTATTTTTAAAGACGGAATAATACGACATACTGCAGTAATTCCCTTTGGAGGAAACATTATAACACAAGATATTAAAGAAGGCTGTTCCATATTAGAAAATCAAGCAGAACTCTTAAAAGTAAAATTTGGCTCTGCCCTTGCAAGTCAGAATAAAGAAAATGAGATTGTGTCAATTCCAGGATTAAGAGGAAGAGAACCAAAAGAAATCTCACTCAAAAACTTAGCCAATATTATTCAAGCTAGAGTAGAAGAAATCATTGAGTTAGTACACCATCAGATTAAAAACTCAGGTTATGAAAGAAAACTAATTACAGGAATTGTGCTTACAGGTGGTGGCAGCCAACTTAAACACATTGGACAATTAGTAGAATTCCACACCGGAATAGAATGTAGAATAGGCTATCCAAACGAGCATTTATCATCCAATTCACCGATAGATGTAAGTAGCCCAATGTATGCTACAGGTGTAGGGTTAGTAATGAAATTTTTAGAAGAAGATAATGGCGATGAGCTAAGTACAAACTCTAGTAAAACAACAAATAATGGAGGAATGGGCGACTTCTTTAAGAAGATGCTCGATAAAATTGATAATTTTTTAACAAACGACGAATAA
- the ftsZ gene encoding cell division protein FtsZ, translated as MTNESVLAFDLPKNQSSVIKVIGVGGGGSNAVNYMYEHGIEGVDFAVCNTDLQALEASPITTKIQIGAEITEGLGAGANPEIGRKAAEESIDRIEELLESNTKMLFITAGMGGGTGTGAAPVIARVAREKEILTVAVVTVPFWTEGGYRKQYAEQGLEELRANVDTLLVINNDRLIEVYGDLTLSRAFAKANEVLNTATKGIAEVISQTLMVNIDLNDAKRVLKDSGSAVMGQAYASGENRAIESIEAALDSPLLHDNNIKGAQQVLLKIVTGPGEKEIRMTELFNIKKHIQDVAGSDVNIIEGIGVEEGMDDEISVTVIATGFKVNKNLGPAKPQTPKVYDLENDETEADVIIDEDVNDSTTELDADETPQGTLNFELDAEAPTINFSLEEEPSEESPIDFPIQTENTQPQKEIISEVVEEDNIDENEVIVHTLEMEEEAEEVITELKDEVEKDEFTQINHGISAEQMALRSRQRMDRLREITMKLRTPSGLTDLESEPAYKRREVELDDVTHSSESEAPNYVLGEDDDKNIGIKPNNFLHDNVD; from the coding sequence ATGACAAACGAAAGTGTATTAGCATTTGACTTACCAAAAAACCAATCATCGGTCATCAAAGTGATAGGTGTTGGCGGAGGTGGTAGCAATGCTGTGAACTACATGTATGAACATGGAATCGAAGGGGTTGACTTTGCTGTTTGCAATACAGACTTGCAAGCATTAGAAGCTAGTCCAATCACAACCAAAATTCAGATTGGTGCAGAAATAACCGAAGGGTTAGGAGCTGGAGCTAATCCTGAAATTGGTAGAAAAGCAGCAGAAGAAAGTATTGACCGTATTGAAGAACTACTCGAAAGCAATACAAAAATGCTTTTCATTACTGCTGGAATGGGTGGTGGTACCGGTACAGGTGCTGCCCCAGTAATTGCTCGTGTAGCAAGAGAAAAAGAAATCCTTACAGTAGCTGTAGTAACCGTTCCTTTTTGGACTGAAGGTGGCTACAGAAAACAGTATGCCGAGCAAGGACTTGAAGAATTAAGAGCAAACGTAGATACACTTTTAGTTATCAATAACGATAGACTAATTGAAGTATATGGAGATTTAACACTGAGTAGAGCCTTTGCTAAAGCTAACGAAGTGTTAAATACTGCTACAAAAGGAATTGCTGAAGTTATTTCACAAACATTAATGGTTAACATTGACCTTAATGATGCCAAGCGAGTATTAAAAGACAGCGGTAGTGCCGTAATGGGACAAGCGTATGCATCAGGTGAAAACCGTGCTATTGAATCTATTGAAGCGGCACTAGATTCACCACTTTTGCACGATAACAATATTAAAGGAGCACAGCAAGTACTTCTTAAGATTGTAACCGGCCCAGGTGAAAAAGAAATTAGAATGACCGAATTATTCAACATTAAAAAACATATTCAAGATGTCGCTGGTTCAGATGTAAATATCATTGAAGGGATTGGCGTAGAAGAAGGAATGGATGATGAAATTAGTGTAACTGTTATCGCAACAGGCTTTAAAGTCAATAAAAACTTAGGTCCTGCCAAACCACAAACGCCAAAAGTTTATGACCTAGAAAATGATGAAACAGAAGCCGATGTTATAATAGATGAAGATGTTAACGATTCTACAACAGAACTTGATGCTGACGAAACGCCACAAGGGACATTAAACTTTGAGTTAGACGCTGAAGCACCTACGATTAATTTCTCATTAGAAGAGGAGCCTTCAGAAGAAAGTCCAATAGATTTCCCAATTCAAACTGAAAACACTCAGCCACAAAAAGAAATCATTTCAGAAGTAGTAGAAGAAGATAATATCGACGAAAATGAAGTAATAGTTCATACTCTAGAAATGGAGGAAGAGGCTGAAGAAGTAATCACAGAATTAAAAGATGAAGTTGAGAAAGATGAGTTTACTCAAATTAATCATGGTATTTCAGCCGAGCAAATGGCACTAAGAAGTCGTCAGAGAATGGACAGACTTAGAGAAATAACCATGAAGCTTCGCACCCCATCAGGACTTACAGACTTAGAGAGTGAGCCAGCATATAAGCGACGTGAAGTAGAGCTTGATGATGTTACACACTCATCAGAATCTGAAGCGCCAAACTATGTTCTTGGAGAAGACGACGATAAAAATATTGGAATAAAGCCCAATAATTTCTTACACGATAACGTTGACTAA
- a CDS encoding GatB/YqeY domain-containing protein codes for MDINKHIKEAMLAKDSVRLSSLRAIKSAFLMAQTEKGAGELDDAAKQKIIQKQVKQRKDAAAIYLEQNRQDLADDELAQVSILEEFLPEKLSEDEIRETVSSVVNQMGATSMADMGKVMGAANKQLAGRADGKLIAQIVKSILS; via the coding sequence ATGGATATTAATAAACACATTAAAGAAGCCATGTTGGCTAAAGATTCGGTAAGGCTTTCATCATTGCGAGCAATTAAATCTGCTTTTTTAATGGCACAAACTGAAAAGGGTGCAGGAGAACTAGATGATGCTGCCAAGCAAAAAATCATACAAAAACAAGTTAAGCAAAGAAAAGATGCAGCAGCTATATATCTTGAGCAAAACCGTCAGGATTTAGCAGATGATGAATTAGCTCAAGTATCAATCTTAGAAGAGTTTTTGCCAGAAAAGCTAAGTGAGGATGAAATCCGTGAAACGGTATCTTCAGTAGTCAACCAAATGGGGGCTACAAGCATGGCAGATATGGGTAAAGTAATGGGCGCTGCTAATAAGCAATTAGCTGGAAGAGCAGATGGCAAACTCATTGCTCAAATTGTAAAATCAATATTGTCGTAG
- a CDS encoding gliding motility lipoprotein GldD — MNRFLLICLALTVFACNDSYTPKPSGYPRIDFPQKSTFLVQNHCPFSFQQPSYTALNFHDENKFWFDLEFTSLNGTLHMSYKPLNNNLYNFTEDSRELAYKHAQKAEAISEQQFLNDSLGVYGMVYTFQGNTATPLQFFLTDSTKHFVRGALYFNTAVNDSIIPISNFIKDDIYKIIESWKWE; from the coding sequence ATGAATAGGTTTTTACTGATATGTCTTGCCTTGACTGTTTTCGCCTGTAACGATAGTTATACTCCAAAACCAAGTGGCTACCCTAGAATTGATTTCCCTCAAAAGTCTACCTTTTTAGTACAGAATCATTGTCCATTTAGCTTTCAACAACCATCGTATACTGCTCTAAATTTTCATGATGAAAATAAGTTTTGGTTTGATTTAGAGTTTACATCTCTAAACGGAACTCTTCATATGAGCTACAAGCCTTTGAATAATAACTTGTATAATTTTACTGAAGACAGTAGGGAATTGGCTTATAAGCACGCACAAAAGGCTGAAGCCATCAGCGAACAACAATTCCTGAATGATTCTCTTGGGGTCTATGGAATGGTATATACTTTTCAAGGTAATACGGCCACTCCATTACAGTTCTTTTTAACTGATAGCACAAAGCATTTTGTTAGAGGGGCATTGTATTTCAATACGGCTGTAAATGATTCTATTATTCCTATCAGTAATTTCATTAAAGATGATATTTACAAAATCATTGAAAGCTGGAAATGGGAATAA
- the gldE gene encoding gliding motility-associated protein GldE, translated as MSLVFAVFSILLLLIFSALISGSEVAFFSLDSSKLDTKDIDSISQIKKLMQKPNHLLATILISNNFINVAIVMLSTFITNRLFDFTNFPILSFIIQVVVVTFALLLLGEVIPKVYANQNTLAFAKMMSTPLSILSNFFKPLSQLLVSSTSIIEKRFRSKGYKISVDDLSSALDLAGENDTKEEEKRILRSIVEFGNIQVKEIMKSRVDVTAIEQNTDFNEVRKTVISCGYSRIPVFKENFDTILGILYIKDLLPFLEKDAFDWVKLIRTPFFVPEGKMIDDLMKEFQEKKTHLAVVVDEYGGTSGIVTLEDIIEEIVGDINDEFDDDGIQFSKLDNANFIFEGKTSLNDVLKTIDGEIDFFDDIKGESDTLAGLILEMKGDIPKHEERLVFKQYTFTVESVDRTRVKRIKITIDE; from the coding sequence ATGAGCTTAGTATTTGCTGTGTTCAGCATATTACTTTTGCTAATTTTTTCGGCTTTAATTTCAGGTTCTGAAGTAGCTTTTTTCTCGTTAGATTCATCAAAGCTTGATACCAAGGATATAGATTCTATTAGCCAGATTAAAAAACTCATGCAGAAGCCTAATCACTTATTGGCAACAATTTTAATCTCAAATAATTTTATAAATGTTGCTATAGTTATGCTATCTACATTCATAACTAATCGATTATTTGATTTTACCAATTTTCCAATTTTGAGCTTTATTATTCAAGTAGTAGTAGTAACATTTGCTTTATTACTCTTAGGCGAGGTAATCCCAAAAGTTTATGCTAACCAAAATACATTAGCCTTTGCTAAAATGATGAGCACACCTCTTAGTATTCTTTCAAATTTTTTCAAACCCTTAAGTCAATTACTAGTTTCTTCAACCTCGATTATTGAAAAAAGATTTAGATCGAAAGGTTATAAAATTTCAGTAGATGATTTATCTTCTGCTCTTGATTTAGCAGGAGAAAACGACACCAAAGAAGAAGAAAAACGAATTCTTAGAAGTATTGTGGAGTTCGGCAATATTCAGGTAAAAGAAATTATGAAGTCAAGAGTTGATGTTACAGCTATTGAACAGAATACCGACTTCAATGAGGTTAGAAAAACGGTTATCTCTTGTGGATATTCAAGAATTCCTGTTTTTAAAGAAAATTTTGACACCATTTTGGGTATTCTATACATCAAAGATTTACTGCCCTTCCTGGAAAAGGACGCCTTCGATTGGGTTAAACTTATTAGAACTCCTTTCTTTGTTCCGGAAGGAAAGATGATTGATGACTTAATGAAAGAATTCCAAGAAAAAAAGACTCATCTTGCTGTAGTGGTTGATGAATATGGTGGGACTTCGGGAATTGTTACTCTTGAAGATATTATCGAAGAAATTGTAGGTGATATTAATGATGAATTTGATGACGATGGAATACAATTTTCTAAATTAGATAATGCTAATTTTATTTTTGAAGGTAAAACATCTTTAAACGATGTGCTTAAAACAATTGATGGGGAAATTGATTTTTTTGATGATATAAAAGGTGAATCAGACACTCTTGCTGGCTTAATTCTTGAAATGAAGGGCGACATCCCTAAGCATGAAGAACGACTTGTATTTAAGCAATACACCTTTACGGTTGAATCTGTTGATAGAACAAGAGTTAAACGTATTAAAATCACTATTGATGAATAG
- the ssb gene encoding single-stranded DNA-binding protein: protein MASVNKVILVGNLGKDPEVRHFENGGSLARFPIATSETYTKKDTNEKVTQTEWHTIVARGGLAAKVVEPYLKKGNSVYIEGKLRTRSWEDKDGVTRYTTEIMCDNLEMLGKKSDNSESIVDAYSSATPPVQDAPDDDLPF, encoded by the coding sequence ATGGCTAGCGTAAACAAAGTAATTCTAGTTGGAAATCTAGGAAAAGACCCTGAAGTAAGGCATTTTGAAAACGGCGGCTCTTTAGCCCGTTTCCCAATAGCAACTTCCGAAACTTATACTAAAAAAGACACTAACGAAAAAGTGACACAAACTGAATGGCATACCATTGTAGCTAGAGGCGGATTAGCTGCAAAAGTAGTGGAGCCTTACCTCAAAAAAGGAAATAGTGTATACATAGAAGGCAAACTGAGAACCCGATCCTGGGAAGATAAAGATGGCGTGACAAGGTATACAACTGAAATAATGTGTGACAACTTAGAAATGCTTGGTAAAAAATCTGACAACTCTGAAAGTATTGTTGATGCCTACAGTAGTGCAACTCCTCCCGTTCAAGATGCACCTGACGACGATTTACCATTCTAA